A genomic region of Catalinimonas niigatensis contains the following coding sequences:
- a CDS encoding glycoside hydrolase family 95 protein, with protein sequence MRYLIFLVFILYTFTYCSSPVAQESEQTFTTQAQELKLWYDEPAQNWNEALPVGNGRLGAMVFGGVEEELIQLNEETLWSGGPAKTNPNPGVAKYLSEIREALFNEEYQKAAELTQKMQGLYTQSYAPLGDLLIRQEVEGQATEYYRDLDITNALATTRFSVGGTNYTREIFVSEPDQLIVIRLKASEPGALNFTVATQSPLQYENEVLSADEILMKGEAPAQADPNYVNYNEEPVIYGDDEDCRGMRFALRVKAKHSDGEVTADASGLQVSDATEVVLLLSAATSYNGFDKCPDKEGKDEQKLAEQYLTKALGKTYDQMQIDHVQDYQEYFNRMSLFLGTSENADLPTNERLMRYSEGEQDPALESLYLQYGRYLLISSSRPEGIPANLQGIWNPHVRPPWSSNYTTNINAEMNYWPAEMTNLSEMHEPFLNHIKNVAATGAETAKNFYSADGWVAHHNVDIWATSNPVGDLGKGDPQWANWPLGGAWLAQHLWEHYQFTGDKEYLRNEAYPLMKGAAQFCLDWLIENEEGQLVTAPSTSPENVFITESGLESDVSIATTMDMSIIWDLFTNTIEASEVMGTDADFRQSLIEARSKLFPLQIGKKGNLQEWYKDWEDVDPQHRHVSHLFGLHPGRQITPLRTPTYAEAAEKTLEIRGDGGTGWSKAWKIDFWARLHDGNHAYKLLRELLELTGVEGTEYADGGGTYPNLFCAHPPFQIDGNFGGTAGIAEMLLQSHDGALHLLPAIPDAWADGEVKGLKARGGFEIDMRWADGKVQQLVVYAALGGNCRLRLDSELTSENEPDLTKAEGDNPNPFYKVPKVEDRLLGDDVAQPAPKDTYVLYDFNTEAGQSYTFVGMGEE encoded by the coding sequence ATGAGATATCTGATTTTTTTGGTTTTTATCCTTTATACTTTCACCTACTGTTCTTCGCCAGTAGCTCAGGAGAGTGAACAGACTTTTACAACCCAGGCACAGGAACTGAAGCTTTGGTACGATGAACCTGCCCAAAACTGGAACGAAGCCTTACCAGTGGGTAACGGCAGGCTGGGGGCCATGGTGTTTGGTGGCGTGGAAGAAGAGTTAATTCAACTCAATGAAGAGACCCTCTGGAGTGGTGGACCAGCCAAAACCAATCCTAACCCGGGCGTTGCAAAATATTTATCAGAAATCAGAGAAGCTCTTTTCAATGAAGAATACCAGAAAGCAGCCGAACTGACACAAAAGATGCAGGGGCTGTATACACAATCCTATGCTCCTTTGGGAGATCTGCTGATCAGGCAGGAGGTGGAAGGACAGGCAACTGAATATTATCGTGACCTTGATATTACCAATGCGTTGGCTACCACGCGCTTTAGCGTAGGCGGGACAAACTATACCAGGGAAATATTTGTATCAGAACCCGACCAGCTCATTGTCATCCGCCTGAAAGCCAGTGAACCGGGAGCCCTGAATTTTACAGTAGCTACCCAAAGTCCGCTTCAGTATGAAAACGAAGTACTAAGTGCGGATGAAATCCTCATGAAAGGAGAAGCGCCTGCCCAAGCAGATCCCAATTATGTGAATTATAATGAGGAGCCGGTGATCTATGGCGATGATGAAGATTGCCGGGGCATGCGCTTTGCATTGCGGGTAAAAGCTAAGCATAGTGACGGAGAAGTGACTGCCGATGCCAGTGGCCTGCAAGTGAGCGATGCAACGGAAGTGGTACTGCTGCTTTCTGCGGCTACCAGCTACAATGGCTTTGACAAATGCCCTGACAAGGAAGGAAAAGACGAACAAAAACTCGCAGAGCAGTATTTGACGAAAGCTTTAGGAAAAACGTATGATCAGATGCAAATTGATCATGTACAGGATTATCAGGAATATTTTAACCGGATGAGCTTATTTTTAGGTACATCAGAGAATGCTGACTTACCCACCAATGAGCGGCTGATGAGATATTCGGAGGGCGAGCAAGATCCTGCGCTGGAAAGCCTTTATCTGCAATACGGGCGGTATCTGTTGATCTCCAGTTCTCGTCCGGAAGGCATTCCCGCTAATTTACAGGGCATTTGGAATCCGCATGTGCGTCCGCCCTGGAGTAGTAACTATACCACCAATATCAATGCGGAAATGAACTACTGGCCTGCCGAAATGACCAATCTTTCGGAGATGCATGAGCCTTTTTTGAATCATATCAAAAATGTAGCCGCTACCGGAGCTGAAACGGCAAAAAACTTCTACAGTGCCGATGGCTGGGTGGCTCACCACAATGTAGACATCTGGGCGACTTCCAACCCGGTAGGTGATTTGGGTAAAGGTGATCCGCAGTGGGCCAACTGGCCTTTGGGTGGTGCCTGGCTGGCTCAGCATCTGTGGGAACATTATCAGTTTACCGGAGACAAGGAGTATTTGCGCAATGAAGCCTATCCCCTGATGAAAGGTGCCGCACAGTTTTGCCTGGACTGGCTGATAGAAAATGAAGAGGGACAATTAGTAACTGCTCCTTCCACCTCTCCTGAGAACGTGTTTATTACAGAAAGCGGGTTAGAGTCAGATGTGTCTATTGCCACTACGATGGATATGTCTATCATCTGGGATTTGTTTACCAATACGATAGAAGCTTCGGAGGTCATGGGTACCGATGCTGATTTTAGGCAAAGCCTGATAGAGGCACGCAGTAAGTTATTCCCTCTACAAATAGGTAAAAAAGGAAATTTGCAGGAGTGGTACAAAGACTGGGAAGATGTAGACCCTCAGCACCGGCATGTCTCTCATTTGTTTGGTCTGCATCCCGGTCGGCAGATTACCCCTTTGCGGACCCCGACCTATGCAGAAGCAGCAGAGAAAACCCTGGAAATACGGGGTGACGGAGGTACCGGCTGGAGTAAAGCCTGGAAAATTGATTTCTGGGCAAGGCTACACGATGGTAATCATGCCTATAAGCTGCTGAGGGAGCTATTAGAATTGACTGGCGTAGAAGGTACGGAGTATGCCGATGGAGGAGGGACTTATCCTAATCTTTTCTGTGCGCATCCCCCTTTCCAGATTGACGGAAATTTTGGAGGCACTGCCGGAATTGCAGAAATGCTGCTTCAAAGTCATGATGGAGCCCTACATCTGTTGCCTGCTATTCCTGATGCCTGGGCAGATGGAGAAGTGAAAGGACTTAAAGCGAGAGGCGGTTTTGAAATAGATATGCGGTGGGCAGATGGAAAAGTGCAGCAGTTGGTAGTATATGCTGCATTAGGAGGAAACTGCCGTCTGCGCCTGGATAGCGAGCTTACCTCAGAAAATGAACCCGACCTGACCAAAGCAGAGGGAGATAATCCCAATCCTTTCTACAAAGTACCCAAGGTGGAAGATCGGCTTTTGGGAGATGATGTAGCACAGCCAGCGCCTAAGGATACTTATGTGCTATATGATTTTAATACCGAAGCAGGACAAAGCTATACATTTGTTGGTATGGGTGAGGAGTAA